A DNA window from Camelina sativa cultivar DH55 chromosome 13, Cs, whole genome shotgun sequence contains the following coding sequences:
- the LOC104738168 gene encoding protein RRC1-like: MSSFSINRKKTPFQKHREEEEARKKKAEDETARLYQEFVESFQGDSATTKTFVRGGTINPGEKPKVDSEGEKSKDGGSISKKGSRYVPSFLPPPLASKGKEPEKKREEERPKEREKGKTRNIDHFMEELKREQEMRERRNQDRDRQGDNSPSSRFDELPDDFDPSGRLGSFDDGDPQTTNLYVGNLSPKVDENFLLRTFGRFGPIASVKIMWPRTDEEKRRQRNCGFVSFMNRADGQAAKDEMQGIIVYEYELKIGWGKAVSLPSQALPAPPPGHMVIRSKEGCNLVFSGQTGPPITSVPNQNSELVLTPNVPDITVVTPEDEHLRHVIDTMALYVLDGECAFEQAIMERGRGNPMFKFLFELGSKEHTYYVWRLYSFAQGDTLQRWRTEPYIMITGSGRYCNLPTLKLIRVFDGYRHLCL, from the exons ATGAGTTCATTCTCGATTAATCGAAAGAAGACGCCATTCCAGaaacatagagaagaagaagaagctcggaAGAAG AAAGCTGAGGACGAAACGGCTCGTTTGTATCAAGAATTCGTGGAATCGTTTCAAGGAGATAGTGCAACTACTAAGACTTTTGTTCGAGGTGGGACGATTAATCCAGGAGAGAAGCCTAAGGTTGATTCTGAAG GTGAAAAGTCCAAAGATGGGGGTTCCATTTCAAAGAAGGGGAGTAG GTATGTTCCCTCTTTCCTTCCACCACCACTGGCGTCTAAGGGTAAAGAACCGGAGAAGAAG AGGGAAGAGGAGAGGCCTAAGGAAAGAGAAAAGGGAAAGACTCGAAATATAGATCATTTCATGGAGGAGTTAAAACGCGAACAAGAaatgagagaaagaagaaaccagGATCGTGACCGTCAGGGCGATAACTCG CCATCTAGCCGCTTTGATGAGCTACCTGATGATTTTGATCCCAGTGGAAGGCTAGGATCGTTTGACGATGGTGACCCACAAACTACGAATCTCTATGTTGGGAATCTTTCCCCAaag GTTGATGAGAATTTCCTTCTGCGCACTTTTGGAAGATTTGGGCCCATAGCTAGTGTCAAGATTATGTGGCCAAGAACAGATGAGGAGAAGAGGCGACAGAGAAACTGTGGCTTTGTTTCCTTCATGAATAGGGCTGATGGACAAGCTGCAAAAGATGAAATGCAAG gGATAATAGTGTACGAGTATGAACTTAAAATTGGATGGGGTAAAGCAGTATCTCTACCATCACAAGCATTACCCGCCCCACCACCTGGACATATGGTTATTCGGAGTAAGGAG GGCTGCAACTTGGTTTTTTCTGGTCAAACGGGTCCACCAATAACTTCTGTTCCAAATCAAAACTCTGAGCTG GTTCTTACCCCTAATGTTCCGGATATCACTGTTGTTACTCCTGAGGACGAGCACCTCAGACATGTCATTGATACAATGGCTCTCTATGTTCTGGATGGTGAATGTGCTTTTGAACAAGCTATCATGGAGAGGGGCCGTGGGAATCCAatgtttaagtttttgttcGAGCTTGGCTCGAAGGAGCATACTTACTACGTCTGGAGACTCTATTCCTTTGCTCAG GGTGATACACTTCAAAGGTGGAGAACAGAGCCGTATATCATGATAACTGGTAGTGGAAGGTATTGTAACTTGCCGACGTTAAAACTGATCCGGGTGTTCG ATGGATACCGCCACCTCTGCCTGTAA
- the LOC104736527 gene encoding neurofilament light polypeptide-like, whose translation MDGGDDDMDSLFEGMELFTPASQLADNSDKKVSSSSITQPTHSEDNETKAAETNATAPQPDATEALDENLFSDLTIVTPVQHQPEPIESVITTTHPSPAKSYGRQVSRRKKRAGGLRIGYGRHEINNLDEDEDDSVSQQSDSVSQVSDSVSQVSDSVAQVFDSGNQSLDSSTPPADVAVVVSNGSSRLELVKAQIETKLNRARDLAASVTSARKSAIKKRRQASENLRLASTKHEELEKQLEEAIEAEDFDAAERISESLAAKERDRLALLSLLRQAESDCDAIESRMEEVLVSQIEAEEESASLLRMFCKDAENDAGSILDKAEAFCSDEIEKWHSCSEDVEVRKVELDIESVVVDNFRLSLNGTLEGSVEQDIKEKEMLRQKKEQLSDELEELLALVKAKEKEIDENNLQIEEVEEKINNVVTGYKELQTSLDNMLNNVQAGLTQIDKETEDLSMKKKEVDEFVAAEKERGAKLRDLVRVSADEACEYEEVSKLREGLMSYVSKTREERAKLVNIEEKLSEEVQKLQEEVSSTRESLKEQSSKKSIIQQNITSFMDKIMFIEKRMPELEAEKKVAASTRNFKEAGRIAAEAKSLNLEKDKIQMETGKANAELEKAEHEIEETIKRLQEIEVLILSKEKELAISRFQRLRIDSGTAKAESSAALELSDLEEANLLLEEAQEAESEAEKLKLTCGLKEEEGEEEAKSYEVFVSMELIATVGLKKLQELTESVPS comes from the coding sequence ATGGATGGTGGCGACGATGATATGGATTCTCTCTTCGAAGGGATGGAACTTTTCACGCCGGCGTCTCAGCTCGCCGATAACAGTGACAAAAAGGTAAGCTCATCTTCAATTACACAACCGACTCATTCTGAAGATAACGAGACCAAGGCGGCGGAGACGAATGCGACGGCTCCTCAGCCAGATGCGACGGAAGCTTTGGACGAGAATCTGTTTTCAGACTTAACGATTGTGACTCCGGTTCAACACCAGCCTGAGCCGATCGAGTCAGTTATTACTACTACTCATCCATCTCCGGCGAAGAGTTATGGACGTCAGGTGTCACGGAGGAAGAAAAGAGCGGGTGGATTAAGAATAGGATACGGCAGGCACGAGATCAACAATCtcgacgaagacgaagatgattcCGTCAGTCAACAATCCGATTCCGTTAGTCAAGTATCGGATTCCGTCAGTCAAGTATCGGATTCCGTCGCGCAAGTGTTTGATTCCGGTAACCAATCTTTGGACTCCTCTACTCCTCCCGCTgatgttgctgttgttgttagTAATGGTAGCTCGAGGTTAGAATTAGTCAAGGCTCAGATCGAAACGAAGCTGAACCGTGCTCGTGACTTGGCTGCTTCGGTTACTTCTGCACGCAAGAGCGCAATTAAGAAGAGAAGGCAAGCATCTGAGAATCTCAGATTAGCTTCTACTAAGCACGAAGAGCTCGAGAAGCAGCTTGAGGAAGCGATCGAGGCGGAGGATTTCGATGCGGCTGAGAGGATTAGCGAAAGCCTCGCGGCTAAGGAAAGAGATAGGCTAGCTCTGTTGTCATTGCTACGCCAAGCTGAGTCTGATTGTGATGCTATTGAGTCGAGAATGGAGGAGGTTCTTGTTTCTCAGATTGAAGCTGAGGAAGAATCTGCCTCTTTGCTTCGCATGTTTTGCAAAGATGCTGAGAATGATGCTGGATCGATTCTGGATAAGGCAGAAGCTTTTTGTTCAGATGAAATTGAGAAATGGCATTCATGTTCTGAAGATGTTGAGGTTAGAAAAGTCGAATTGGATATAGAATCTGTGGTAGTTGATAATTTTCGGTTGTCATTGAATGGTACTCTTGAGGGATCCGTTGAACAAGATataaaagagaaggagatgctGCGTCAGAAGAAGGAACAATTGTCTGATGAACTTGAGGAGCTGCTTGCTCTGGTGAAGGCAAAGGAGAAGGAGATTGATGAGAACAATTTGCAAATAGAGGAAGTCGaggaaaaaattaataatgtggTGACTGGCTACAAGGAATTGCAAACAAGTTTGGATAATATGTTAAACAATGTGCAAGCGGGACTCACCCAGATTGATAAGGAAACTGAAGATTTgtcaatgaaaaagaaagaggttGACGAGTTTGTGGCAGCTGAGAAGGAGAGAGGAGCCAAACTCCGTGATCTTGTCCGTGTTTCAGCAGATGAAGCCTGTGAATATGAGGAAGTTAGTAAATTGCGTGAAGGTCTGATGTCATATGTATCTAAAACTAGAGAAGAGAGAGCTAAGCTTGTAAATATCGAAGAGAAGCTTTCTGAGGAAGTCCAGAAGTTACAAGAGGAGGTTTCTAGTACCCGAGAGTCACTAAAGGAGCAATCTTCTAAAAAGTCGATCATCCAACAGAATATTACATCTTTCATGGATAAAATTATGTTCATAGAGAAAAGGATGCCGGAGCTTGAAGCAGAGAAGAAAGTGGCTGCCTCAACAAGAAATTTCAAAGAAGCTGGAAGAATAGCTGCAGAAGCCAAGTCCTTAAATCTTGAAAAGGATAAGATACAGATGGAAACAGGAAAAGCCAACGCTGAGCTCGAAAAAGCAGAACATGAGATTGAAGAAACCATCAAGAGGCTACAAGAGATAGAGGTGTTGATtctgtcaaaagaaaaagaactggCTATCAGTAGATTCCAGAGGTTGCGGATTGACAGTGGCACTGCAAAAGCAGAGAGTTCAGCTGCTCTGGAACTGAGCGACCTCGAAGAAGCTAATCTTCTACTTGAGGAAGCGCAAGAAGCAGAATCTGAGGCAGAGAAGCTCAAACTCACATGCGGCctcaaagaggaagaaggagaagaagaggcaaAATCTTATGAAGTTTTTGTCTCGATGGAACTCATAGCCACCGTTGGTCTGAAAAAATTACAAGAACTAACGGAATCTGTTCCATCTTAA